One window of the Asticcacaulis sp. SL142 genome contains the following:
- a CDS encoding efflux RND transporter periplasmic adaptor subunit, whose product MRLGQLWQVQPLEMSLKGHNQWVKIAGVALVAAISLSACHEKPKTAEAKDTHLALVEVATAGAATVPVVITGSGTVSAWQEAPVGAETGGLTAVALLVDEGQYVTQGQPLLRMNDAVLQAQLKQAQAQLMSAKAQQAQAENDYKRYKELADKGFISASGLDAKLAQQQTAAASVATAQASVQEVSTRLSQATVRAPVSGLITSRTAVQGQIVGAGDELFRIARDNRIELNMEVVETELAMLKAGMPATVRGETSGPIAGSVRIVTPMVSNETRLGYARVSIPADAGLKPGMFARGEVNVGNQPVVTVPQKAVIYQANVPATFVVGPNNKVALRKLKTGERLGDNVVVTEGVAEGERVVTAGAGFLVDGDTVRIKGPQVATEQKAAAAKSGAK is encoded by the coding sequence ATGCGCTTAGGGCAATTGTGGCAGGTTCAACCTCTTGAGATGTCTCTCAAGGGGCATAACCAGTGGGTTAAGATTGCGGGCGTGGCGCTGGTGGCGGCGATATCCCTTTCGGCCTGCCATGAAAAGCCCAAAACCGCTGAGGCCAAGGACACCCATCTGGCGCTGGTTGAGGTCGCGACCGCAGGGGCTGCCACCGTGCCCGTCGTGATCACCGGCTCCGGCACCGTCTCAGCCTGGCAGGAAGCGCCGGTGGGGGCTGAAACCGGTGGCCTGACGGCGGTAGCACTGCTGGTCGACGAAGGCCAGTATGTCACGCAGGGCCAGCCTCTGCTGAGGATGAACGATGCGGTGCTTCAGGCACAACTCAAGCAGGCTCAGGCCCAGTTGATGAGCGCCAAAGCCCAGCAGGCGCAGGCCGAAAACGACTATAAGCGCTATAAGGAACTGGCCGATAAGGGTTTTATTTCCGCGTCCGGCCTTGATGCCAAGCTGGCCCAGCAACAAACCGCGGCGGCCTCTGTGGCGACCGCTCAGGCCAGCGTGCAGGAAGTCTCCACCCGCCTGTCGCAAGCGACCGTGCGCGCGCCGGTATCGGGGCTAATCACCTCACGCACCGCCGTGCAGGGCCAGATCGTCGGCGCAGGGGATGAGCTGTTCCGCATTGCCCGTGACAACCGCATTGAGCTGAATATGGAAGTGGTCGAAACCGAACTGGCCATGCTGAAAGCTGGTATGCCGGCGACCGTGCGTGGCGAAACCTCCGGCCCGATCGCCGGTTCCGTGCGCATCGTGACCCCGATGGTCTCAAACGAGACCCGTCTGGGCTATGCACGGGTGTCGATCCCCGCCGATGCGGGGCTGAAGCCCGGCATGTTCGCGCGTGGTGAGGTCAATGTCGGCAATCAGCCGGTAGTGACCGTGCCGCAAAAAGCCGTGATCTATCAGGCCAATGTGCCCGCAACCTTCGTGGTCGGGCCCAATAACAAGGTCGCTTTGCGCAAGCTGAAAACCGGTGAGCGTCTGGGCGATAATGTCGTCGTGACCGAAGGCGTGGCTGAGGGTGAACGGGTGGTGACCGCGGGTGCCGGGTTCCTGGTGGACGGTGACACGGTGCGTATCAAAGGGCCACAAGTGGCCACCGAGCAAAAAGCGGCTGCCGCTAAATCGGGGGCAAAATAA